The Vicinamibacterales bacterium genome has a segment encoding these proteins:
- a CDS encoding MEDS domain-containing protein, translating into MPAQHVAAFHHSDGFIVDRVASFVAEGLAAAEQVVVIATLPHWSAVTRRLHDQGVAYGRAAANGSLVLVEADQVADTLTAGGEFDLNGFRATLQPFLKAGARVRIYGEVVSLLVQRGQIEGALALERLGHELAAAFDIGIFCGYHTSGARRLTSRELAAIESLHHASVSEEQHFHAVRFYQDRDSLARIVAQFLGEGFAAGAPGIVIATPEHRMTLEAVLASYCFDVPGLESGGDLIMLDAAQLLSQFMVGDMPDASRFRDAVIPLIERASRGRPGCVVRAYGEMVDVLWKAGHTAAAVRLETMWNQLARTHTFALLCGYSIGHFYKDAACRQVPGLHTHVWSDGGPAAIAN; encoded by the coding sequence ATGCCTGCGCAGCACGTCGCCGCCTTCCACCACTCCGACGGCTTCATCGTCGACCGCGTCGCGTCGTTCGTCGCGGAGGGACTCGCGGCCGCCGAGCAGGTGGTCGTGATCGCGACGCTGCCGCACTGGAGCGCCGTGACACGACGGCTGCACGACCAGGGCGTGGCGTACGGCCGCGCCGCGGCGAACGGGAGCCTCGTGCTCGTCGAGGCCGACCAGGTGGCCGACACCCTCACCGCGGGCGGCGAGTTCGATCTGAACGGGTTCCGCGCCACCCTGCAGCCGTTCCTGAAAGCGGGCGCCAGGGTGCGTATCTACGGCGAGGTCGTGTCGCTGCTGGTCCAGCGCGGGCAGATCGAGGGCGCGCTTGCGCTGGAGCGCCTCGGGCACGAGCTCGCCGCCGCGTTCGACATCGGCATCTTCTGCGGGTATCACACCAGCGGCGCGAGACGGCTCACCTCGCGCGAGCTCGCCGCGATCGAGAGCCTGCACCATGCCAGCGTCTCCGAGGAGCAGCACTTTCATGCCGTGCGCTTCTACCAGGACCGCGACTCGCTCGCCCGCATCGTGGCGCAGTTCCTCGGCGAGGGGTTCGCCGCCGGCGCTCCCGGCATCGTGATCGCGACGCCCGAGCATCGCATGACGCTCGAAGCGGTCCTGGCGTCGTACTGCTTCGACGTCCCCGGACTCGAGTCCGGCGGCGATCTGATCATGCTCGACGCCGCGCAGCTGCTGTCGCAGTTCATGGTCGGCGACATGCCCGACGCGTCGCGGTTCAGGGACGCGGTCATCCCGCTGATCGAGCGCGCCAGCCGCGGCCGGCCCGGGTGCGTGGTGCGCGCGTACGGCGAGATGGTCGACGTGCTGTGGAAAGCCGGGCACACGGCCGCCGCGGTGCGGCTCGAAACCATGTGGAACCAGCTGGCGCGCACGCACACCTTCGCGCTGTTGTGCGGCTACTCGATCGGACACTTCTACAAGGATGCCGCGTGCCGTCAGGTGCCGGGCCTCCACACGCACGTGTGGTCGGACGGCGGCCCGGCGGCGATCGCCAACTGA
- the cax gene encoding calcium/proton exchanger — protein MRSTARWLRVELLLAFVPAALLLRYLAPDRHVWIFAAAVLALLPLAGYIGRATEALAERLGGGIGGLLNATFGNATELIIGALALREGLPDLVKASLTGSIIGNVLLVFGAAALAGGLGRPVQKFNRTAAGLGTTMLLLSAVGLIVPAVFHHLARGRGATELKLDTEIAVVLLATYCVSLVFTLKTHRTLYGAALPPAPRRQRHAAPTRRWILLLVGATVAVAVVSEILVGAVAETARVLGWTELFVGVVVVAVVGNAAEHYSAVTLAARDQMDAAMAIAVGSSTQIALFVGPALVLLSYVIAPRPMDLLFSMFELVAIAVAVLSIAFIAHDGETHWMEGVQLLAIYVVLALGFYFLPA, from the coding sequence GTGCGGTCCACGGCCCGCTGGCTACGCGTCGAGCTGCTGCTGGCGTTCGTCCCGGCGGCGCTCCTGCTGCGCTACCTCGCACCGGATCGGCATGTCTGGATCTTCGCCGCCGCCGTATTGGCGCTGCTCCCGCTGGCCGGCTACATCGGGCGGGCCACGGAGGCGCTCGCCGAGCGGCTCGGCGGCGGCATCGGCGGTCTCCTCAACGCGACGTTCGGCAACGCCACCGAGCTGATCATCGGCGCGCTGGCGCTGCGCGAGGGGCTGCCGGATCTCGTCAAGGCGTCGCTGACCGGATCGATCATCGGCAACGTCCTGCTCGTCTTCGGCGCCGCGGCGCTCGCCGGCGGGCTCGGACGTCCGGTGCAGAAGTTCAATCGCACCGCCGCCGGCCTCGGCACGACCATGCTGCTGCTGAGCGCGGTGGGATTGATCGTGCCGGCAGTGTTCCACCATCTGGCGAGGGGACGCGGCGCCACGGAGCTGAAGCTCGACACCGAAATCGCCGTCGTCCTGCTCGCGACGTACTGCGTCAGCCTGGTCTTCACGCTCAAGACGCATCGCACGCTGTACGGCGCCGCCCTGCCGCCGGCGCCGCGGCGGCAGCGTCACGCGGCGCCGACGCGGCGATGGATCCTGCTGCTGGTCGGCGCGACGGTGGCGGTGGCGGTGGTCAGCGAGATCCTGGTCGGCGCGGTCGCCGAGACGGCGCGCGTGCTCGGATGGACGGAGCTGTTCGTCGGCGTCGTTGTCGTGGCCGTCGTCGGCAACGCGGCGGAACACTACTCGGCGGTGACGCTGGCGGCGCGCGACCAGATGGATGCGGCGATGGCGATTGCGGTCGGGTCGTCGACGCAGATCGCGCTGTTCGTCGGTCCGGCGCTGGTGCTCCTCAGCTACGTCATCGCGCCGCGGCCGATGGACCTGCTCTTCAGCATGTTCGAGCTGGTGGCGATCGCCGTCGCGGTGCTGAGCATCGCCTTCATCGCGCACGACGGCGAGACGCACTGGATGGAGGGGGTCCAGCTGCTGGCGATCTACGTCGTGCTGGCGCTCGGCTTCTACTTCCTGCCGGCGTGA
- a CDS encoding sigma-54 dependent transcriptional regulator produces the protein MRQKIRPPTAAPHAVPEHLITGVPPVGDEKLIGGNTGLATVMARAQIVARSSAPVLLFGETGTGKEIIARAIHEQSPFRNGPFRRVNCGAIAPELIDSELFGHEAGAFTGAVARRKGWFEQADGGTLFLDEVGELAPAAQVRLLRVVQDGEVVRVGGDRAISVKVRIVAATHRDLPAMVEAQTFREDLYYRLSVFPIVIPPLRDRPGDIRAFAEYFAERAANRFGLRAVPVSDEDVEMLAAYRWPGNVREMAAVMDRAVLIGQGRALDVAAALGGGARAAGAPPERAAGAPPAPTDIQPLDVVMRRHIELALRHTHGRVEGRYGAAHLLKINPHTLRARMRKLHVDWRTFRND, from the coding sequence ATGCGACAGAAAATCCGACCCCCGACGGCGGCGCCGCACGCGGTGCCGGAGCACCTGATCACCGGCGTTCCGCCGGTCGGGGACGAGAAGCTGATCGGCGGCAACACCGGGCTGGCCACCGTCATGGCGCGCGCGCAGATCGTGGCGCGCAGCAGCGCGCCGGTCCTGCTCTTCGGCGAGACGGGGACCGGCAAGGAGATCATCGCCCGCGCGATCCACGAGCAGTCGCCGTTCCGCAACGGTCCGTTCCGCCGCGTCAACTGCGGCGCGATCGCGCCCGAACTGATCGACTCCGAGCTGTTCGGCCACGAGGCCGGGGCGTTCACCGGCGCGGTGGCGCGGCGCAAGGGCTGGTTCGAGCAGGCCGACGGCGGCACGCTGTTCCTCGACGAAGTCGGCGAGCTGGCGCCCGCCGCGCAGGTCCGCCTGCTGCGCGTCGTCCAGGACGGCGAGGTGGTGCGCGTCGGCGGGGATCGCGCGATCAGCGTGAAGGTGCGGATCGTCGCCGCGACGCACCGCGACCTGCCGGCGATGGTCGAAGCGCAGACGTTCCGCGAGGATCTGTATTACCGGCTGTCGGTGTTTCCGATCGTGATTCCGCCGCTGCGCGACCGCCCCGGCGACATCCGCGCCTTCGCCGAGTACTTCGCCGAGCGCGCCGCGAACCGCTTCGGGCTCCGCGCGGTGCCGGTCTCCGACGAGGACGTCGAGATGCTGGCCGCCTACCGGTGGCCGGGCAACGTGCGAGAGATGGCCGCGGTCATGGATCGGGCGGTCCTCATCGGGCAGGGGCGCGCGCTCGACGTCGCCGCGGCGCTCGGCGGCGGCGCCCGCGCCGCGGGCGCGCCGCCGGAACGGGCCGCCGGCGCGCCTCCCGCCCCGACGGATATCCAGCCTCTCGACGTCGTGATGCGCCGCCATATCGAACTGGCGCTGCGCCACACCCACGGCCGCGTCGAGGGGCGCTACGGCGCCGCCCACCTCCTGAAAATCAATCCGCACACGCTTCGCGCGCGAATGCGCAAGCTGCACGTCGACTGGCGGACGTTCCGCAACGACTGA